One Nicotiana sylvestris chromosome 12, ASM39365v2, whole genome shotgun sequence genomic window carries:
- the LOC138883133 gene encoding uncharacterized protein translates to MAIGESDDEQEVSILHLKNKIKSLSKEKLAELLLDFIDESEIINNEKEVLSRECVILKAKWKSLESRDNESDKTNAELKNQVLELDNSVLELRRKLGKMKDELYKKDELIKVLKEDLGKVKHELDRTCKWNKASDALSWLQEHHSSNKRGLGYGTQAPKWDSRSKYLTLPENKICTHCGKVGHYKNECNAKEKASQKNKVFVQEKNKLPGWVQVKGMSQIWYMDSGCSKHMTGNKDQFLSLEDLKGGNVSFGNGNKCEIIGVGKVGKTDSHSIENVYLIDGLKYSLISVSQLCDRDLVIKLPNIKFKEDKVCEACARGKQEHEDEAIGLVKELSESPAQVKVASKEGTGDGTGPSNQGT, encoded by the exons atggccatcggagaatcagatgatgaacaagaggtaagtatcctTCATCTCAAAAATAAGATCAAATCTTTGTCTAAAGAAAAGTTGGCTGAGCTActactagacttcattgatgagtctgagataattaacaatgagaaagaagttctgtctagggaatgtgtgatcctaaaagcaaAATGGAAAAGTCTAGAGTCTAGGGATAATGAGAGTGATAAAacaaatgctgagttgaagaaccaggttcttgaacttgataacagtgtcctagaacttag aagaaaacttgggaaaatgaaagatgaattgtataagaaagatGAACTCATCAAAGTCCTAAAGGAAGATCTAGGAAAGgtgaaacatgaactagacagaacttgcaagtggaacaaggcttctgatgcactctctTGGCTGCAAGagcatcacagtagcaacaaaagaggacttggctatgggactcaAGCTCCAAAATGGGACTCTAGAAGCAAGTACCTTACTCTTCCTGAAaataaaatctgcacacactgtggcaaggttggccattacaaaaatgaatgtaatgcaaaagaaaaggccagtcaaaagaacaaagtctttgttcaagagaaaaacaagctgCCTGGGTGG gtccaagtgaaaggGATGAGCCAAATATGGtatatggatagtggctgctcaaaacatatgactgggaacaaggaccagttcctttcacttgaggacttaaaaggaggtaatgtctcctttggtaATGGAAATAaatgtgagatcattggggttggaaaggtaggcaaAACAGATTCTCATTCCATAGAGAATGTCTacctgatagatggcttgaaatatagcctaataagtgtgtcacaattgtgtgacagag ACTTGGTGATAAAGTTACCTAATATCAAGTTCaaagaagacaaagtttgtgaggcatgtgcaagggggaagcag gaacatgaagatgaagccattggattaGTAAAGGAATTGAGTGAATCCCcagcacaagtcaaagtggcatcaaaagaaggaacaggtgatggaacaggtccatCAAATCAGGGCACCTAA
- the LOC138883134 gene encoding secreted RxLR effector protein 161-like, with the protein MEESKEIDTPIATATKLDIDEPGSSVDQKMYRGLCSRFQANLKESHLTAVKRILRYLKGTTDLCLWYPKGSNFDLVAYVDADYASFLVDRKNTSGMAHYLGSCLVSWATKKQNSVALSTAEAEYVVVASCCAQLLWIKQQLVDFGIEVGCIPIFCVNTSAIRELISSI; encoded by the exons atggaggaatctaaagaaatagacacacccattgcaactgccaccaAATTAGatattgatgaacctggttcatcagtcgATCAAAAgatgtataggg ggctttgttcTCGTTTTCAGGCAAATCTCAAAGAGTCCCACTTGACTGCGGtaaagaggatactgagatatctgaaaggcaccactgatttGTGTCTCTGgtatcctaaaggtagtaattttgaTCTAGTTGcatatgttgatgctgattatgcaagtTTCTTAGTGGACAGGAAaaacacctcaggtatggcacattatcttggttcatgtcttgtgtcatgggctaccaaAAAGCAAAATTCTGTGGCCctatctactgctgaagctgagtatgttgttgttgcttcctgttgtgctcaattgctatggatcaaacaacagctggtagattttggaaTTGAAGTGGGATGTATTCCAATATTCTGCgttaacactagtgctataagagAATTGATTTCATCCATATGA
- the LOC138883135 gene encoding uncharacterized protein gives MVEGSRQWHEKLPFELLAYRTTVRTSVRTTPYLLVYGTEAVIAAEMEIPSLRIVTEAEIDDDKRVKTLLEQLSLIDEKRLAAVCHGQLYQQRMAEAKSKFSPNWQGFFIVTRVLSNGSLYLTDLEVKCSICYCYGIKSTENKEHRDFYVENTWIKR, from the exons atggtggaagggtccaggcaatggcatgaaaagctccCTTTTGAATTGCTGgcttatcgcactactgttcgtacttcagtaagGACGACTCCTTATTTGCTggtgtatggcactgaagcagtgatagCCGCAGAAatggaaatcccatcccttcgaattgtcacGGAGGCTGAAATCGATGATGATAAACGGGTCAAAACCCTCCTGGAACAATTGAgcttgatcgatgagaaaagattggcagcagtgtgtcatggccagttgtatcaacagagaatg gctgaagccaaAAGCAAGTtctccccaaattggcaggggtttttcatcgtaactagagtgttgtcaaatGGTTCTTTGTATTTGACAGATTTAGAAGTCAa gtgttctattTGCTACTGTTACGGAATTAaaagtacagaaaataaagaacacagagatttttacgtggaaaacacttggatcaaaaggtga
- the LOC138883136 gene encoding uncharacterized protein: MIQHPDKNFINPILVKIYDQPAYYAHVEEEADGKPWFHDIKEYLAKEKHLELANPIQKRTLRRLSNNFFHSGGILYRRTPDLGLLRCVDVKEASKLLEGIHVGTCGPDMNGFVLAKKILRAGKSSSNSRLSRSNPAPVPAALLDFNHPSQPEYLVRS, encoded by the exons atgatacaacatccagataagaatttcattaaCCCTATTCTAGTAAAGATCtacgatcagccagcttactatgctcacgtcgaagaagaagcggatggaaaaccttggtttcatgatatcaaggaatacttggcgaaaGAAAAACAcctagagcttgcaaatcctattCAAAAGCGTACACTTCGAagattatccaacaatttcttccacagcggaggaatcctgtataggaggactccagatctgggattactaaggtgtgtcgacgtaaaggaagcatctaaattactagaaggaatccatgttgggacctgcgggccAGATATGAATGGCTTTGTGTTAGCCaaaaagatactccgagctg gtaaatcgTCTAGCAAtagccgtctcagcaggagcaatcctgctccagttcccgcagctctgctagactttaaccatccatcccaacctgAATATCTCGTTCGTTCTTGA